A single genomic interval of Paralichthys olivaceus isolate ysfri-2021 chromosome 7, ASM2471397v2, whole genome shotgun sequence harbors:
- the LOC109623989 gene encoding troponin I, fast skeletal muscle, translating to MSEKKMTSSRRHHLKSLILQIALNWLEQEKKDKVSEKEAYMAEHSTAPDMSGDQNALMETCKKLQALIDKVDEERYDAEAKVLKADKEIEDLKIKVVDLRGVKKPALKKVRMSADSMLQALLGSKHKVTMDLRANLKQVKKEVKEEPTEAVGDWRKNIEDKADRKKMFETS from the exons ATGTCTGA gaaaaagatgACATCCAGCCGCAGGCATCACCTGAAG AGCCTGATCCTCCAGATTGCTCTGAACTGGCTCGAGcaggagaaaaaagataaagtGTCTGAGAAGGAGGCCTACATGGCTGAACACTCTACCGCCCCAGACATGAGTGGAGACCAGAACGCTCTTATG GAAACATGCAAGAAACTTCAAGCCCTCATTGACAAGGTCGATGAGGAGAGGTATGACGCCGAGGCCAAGGTGCTGAAGGCCGACAAGGAG attGAAGACCTGAAGATCAAAGTGGTGGACCTGAGAGGTGTGAAGAAACCCGCCCTGAAGAAGGTCCGCATGTCTGCTGACTCCATGCTGCAGGCTCTGCTGGGCTCCAAACACAAGGTGACCATGGACCTGAGGGCCAACCTGAAGCAGGTcaagaaggaggtcaaagaggAG CCTACAGAAGCAGTGGGTGACTGGCGTAAGAACATTGaggataaggctgacaggaagaAGATGTTCGAGACCTCCTAA